GATGGGAATCGTCATGGCGCTGCAGCTGGGGCCGCAGCTCCTCCTCGCCCCATGGTCCGGCCTCATTGCGGATACCTACAACCGGCGCAAGGTCCTCCTGCTCACCCAGGTCAGCATGGGCGGCCTCGGCCTCGCACTGGGCCTGCTGGTGCTGTCCGGTCATGCAGAGTTGTGGCACGTCTACGCTTTCGCGCTGGCGCTGGGCGTTGTCTCCGCAGTGGACGGGCCGGCACGGCAGGCCTTTGTCTCCGAAGTAGTCTCGGAGCGGGACCTACCCAACGCCGTCGCGCTCAACAGCGCCTCCTTTAACGGGGCGCGCATGGTGGGTCCGGCGGTTGCCGGCCTCCTGACCGTGGCCGTGGGTCCCGGCCTCGTGTTTGTCCTTAACGCCGTAACGTTCGGCGCCATGGTGATCGCCCTGCTGAAGATACGCTCCGCCGAGCTGCGCGTCCTGCCAAAGGCACCGCCCGGGAAGGGCCGCATCCGGGCCGGGATTGCCTACGTGCGCCACCGGCCGGACCTGATCATGGTGATGCTCGCGATCTTCATCGTGGGTACCTTCGGCATGAACTTTGCCATTTATATAGCGGCCATGGCGCGTACCGAGTTCGGCCGCGACGCGGGTATCTTCGGCGTCCTTAACTCGGTGATGGCGATCGGCTCGGTTTCCGGGGCGCTGCTCTCGGCCCGGCGGGACCGGCCGCGCCTGCGATTCGTCTTCGGTGCGGCCGGCGCCTTCGGCCTGTCCTGCATCCTGTCAGCCGTGGCACCCACCCTGACCCTGTTCGCACTCTCGCTGATCCCCGTCGGCCTGTTTGCCCTGACCCTGATGACCAGCGCCAATGCGTATGTGCAGACCACCACCGCGCAGATCATGCGCGGGCGGGTGATGGCACTGTACTTCGCCATCTTTATGGGCGGCACGCCGTTGGGCGCCCCCGTGGTGGGCTGGGTGTCCAATGCCTTCGGTCCCCGCTGGAGCCTCGGCGTTGCCGCCGCCTCGGGACTGCTGGCCGCCGCGATCGGCTTTGTCTGGGCCTGGCGGACGTACGGAATGCGGTTCCACTACGACCGCAGCCTGCCGCGCCGGCTGAGCATGACCACGGACGTTACGGAAAAGCAGCAGGACCCGGACGGCGTCTAGGTCCGGGTCCTGCTGTGTACTGCCAAGGCCCCTGCAGTCCTGCCGGAAGCGGGGGACCGGAGCGGGTCAGGAATTCGCGATGACGAAATCGATGCAGTCCAGCAGTGCGCTGACGTCGTCGGGCTCGATGGCAACGAACGTGGCAATCCGCAGCTGGTTGCGGCCGAGCTTGCGGTAGGGCTCCACGTCCACCACTCCGTTGGCACGCAGGGTCTTGGCGATGGCCGAGGCGTCGACGTCTTCGGCAAAGTCGATGGTGGCAATCACGTTCGAGCGGTCTTCAGGACGGGTAACGAACGGCGTGGCCACCGGGGAGTTCTCCGCCCAGGAATAGATGCGCCCCGCTGAGTCGGCGGTGCGGCCCGCGGCGAACGGGAGGCCACCGTTGGCATTGAGCCATTCAACCTGCGCGTTGAGCGTGACGAGGGTGGACAACGACGGCGTGTTGTAGGTCTGGTTCAACCGGGAGTTGTCGATGGCGGTCTGCAGGTTGAGGAAATCCGGAATCCAACGGTCACCGGCGTTGATCCGGGCAGCCCGTTCGAGGGCGGCCGGCGAGAACATCCCGAGCCACAGGCCGCCGTCGGAGGCAAAGTTCTTCTGCGGCGCAAAGT
This window of the Arthrobacter sp. zg-Y919 genome carries:
- a CDS encoding MFS transporter, whose translation is MFRSLRIFNYRIWFIGALVSNIGTWMQRTAQDWLVYDILTDQDAAAMGIVMALQLGPQLLLAPWSGLIADTYNRRKVLLLTQVSMGGLGLALGLLVLSGHAELWHVYAFALALGVVSAVDGPARQAFVSEVVSERDLPNAVALNSASFNGARMVGPAVAGLLTVAVGPGLVFVLNAVTFGAMVIALLKIRSAELRVLPKAPPGKGRIRAGIAYVRHRPDLIMVMLAIFIVGTFGMNFAIYIAAMARTEFGRDAGIFGVLNSVMAIGSVSGALLSARRDRPRLRFVFGAAGAFGLSCILSAVAPTLTLFALSLIPVGLFALTLMTSANAYVQTTTAQIMRGRVMALYFAIFMGGTPLGAPVVGWVSNAFGPRWSLGVAAASGLLAAAIGFVWAWRTYGMRFHYDRSLPRRLSMTTDVTEKQQDPDGV